In Streptomyces durocortorensis, a genomic segment contains:
- a CDS encoding ABC transporter permease produces MGRYVARRLLQMIPVFIGSTLLVFLMMYALPGDPVRALAGEQHVDATQIAQIKADLGLDQPIWMQYLNYLGNLFQGDLGTQIGTQRPVADVIADAYPITVRLAIFAFVFTVVAGISLGIIAGLKAESLRDRGLLGLTLVLISMPSFVLGFLVQHLFAFQLGIAKPNVSIEPTNGELIMPAVVLASLSLAYVARLTRTSVAENLRADYMRTAVAKGLPRRRVIGVHLMRNSLIPVVTFLGTDIGALMGGAIVTEGIFNIKGVGQLVFEALGKREGATVVGIVTLLVIVYLVCSLLVDLLYAVLDPRIRYA; encoded by the coding sequence ATGGGGCGCTATGTCGCACGACGACTGCTCCAGATGATCCCGGTCTTCATCGGGTCGACCCTGCTGGTCTTCCTGATGATGTACGCACTGCCCGGCGACCCCGTCAGAGCACTTGCCGGTGAACAGCACGTAGACGCCACCCAGATCGCGCAGATCAAGGCGGACCTCGGTCTCGACCAGCCGATCTGGATGCAGTATCTGAACTACCTGGGCAACCTGTTCCAGGGGGACCTCGGCACACAGATCGGGACGCAGCGCCCGGTGGCCGACGTCATCGCCGATGCCTACCCGATCACCGTCAGACTCGCGATCTTCGCGTTCGTCTTCACGGTCGTCGCCGGGATCTCGCTCGGCATCATTGCGGGTCTGAAGGCCGAGTCCCTCCGGGACCGCGGTCTGCTCGGCCTGACGCTGGTGCTGATCTCCATGCCCTCCTTCGTCCTGGGCTTCCTCGTTCAGCACCTCTTCGCGTTCCAGCTCGGCATAGCCAAGCCCAACGTGAGTATCGAACCGACCAACGGCGAGCTGATCATGCCGGCCGTCGTGCTGGCGTCGCTGTCGCTCGCCTACGTTGCCCGTCTCACGCGTACCTCGGTCGCCGAGAACCTGCGCGCGGACTACATGCGCACGGCCGTCGCCAAGGGCCTGCCGCGCCGCCGTGTCATCGGCGTCCACCTGATGCGCAACTCGCTGATCCCGGTCGTCACCTTCCTCGGCACCGACATCGGCGCCCTGATGGGCGGCGCGATCGTCACCGAGGGCATCTTCAACATCAAGGGTGTCGGACAGCTCGTGTTCGAGGCCCTGGGGAAGCGCGAGGGCGCCACGGTGGTCGGCATCGTGACGCTGCTCGTCATCGTCTACCTCGTCTGCAGCCTGCTCGTCGACCTGCTCTACGCGGTCCTGGACCCGAGGATCCGGTATGCCTGA
- a CDS encoding ABC transporter permease has product MPDTTALKKSTDVPAAAGQTPAATDAGPAPGKPRSLWSDAWHDLRRNPLFLVSMVLIVLLAVMAAFPSLFTSASPRDADLAKHYLQHPNWGNFFAPDWLGYDGQGRSIYARLIYGARASITVGVVVTLAVTITGLIVGMIAGYFGGWIDTILSRVTDVFFGVPFIVGAMVILTTFEERSVWVVILSMAFLGWTSIARVARGSVITIKQADYVVAAKALGASTTRILTRHILPNAIAPVIVVATIALGGYIAAEATLSFLGIGLAEPTVSWGIDVSAAKDQLRNAPYVLIIPSVMVSITVLSFLMFGDAVRNALDPKMR; this is encoded by the coding sequence ATGCCTGACACCACCGCACTCAAGAAGAGCACCGACGTCCCGGCCGCCGCCGGTCAGACGCCCGCCGCGACAGACGCAGGGCCCGCGCCCGGCAAGCCCCGCAGCCTCTGGTCCGACGCCTGGCACGACCTGCGCCGGAACCCGCTGTTCCTCGTCTCGATGGTGCTGATCGTGCTGCTCGCCGTGATGGCGGCCTTCCCGAGCCTGTTCACCAGTGCCTCGCCGCGCGACGCGGACCTGGCCAAGCACTATCTCCAGCACCCGAACTGGGGCAACTTCTTCGCCCCGGACTGGCTCGGCTACGACGGCCAGGGGCGCTCGATCTACGCGCGTCTCATCTACGGGGCCCGTGCCTCCATCACCGTCGGCGTCGTCGTGACCCTCGCGGTCACCATCACCGGCCTCATCGTCGGCATGATCGCCGGTTACTTCGGCGGCTGGATCGACACGATCCTCTCGCGCGTCACCGACGTCTTCTTCGGTGTCCCCTTCATCGTCGGCGCCATGGTCATCCTGACCACCTTCGAGGAGCGCTCGGTCTGGGTCGTGATCCTGTCGATGGCCTTCCTCGGCTGGACCTCGATCGCCCGTGTCGCCCGCGGCTCGGTGATCACGATCAAGCAGGCCGACTACGTCGTCGCCGCCAAGGCGCTCGGCGCCTCCACCACCCGGATTCTGACGCGGCACATCCTGCCGAACGCCATCGCTCCGGTGATCGTGGTCGCCACCATCGCGCTCGGCGGTTACATCGCCGCCGAGGCCACCCTGTCGTTCCTCGGTATCGGCCTCGCCGAGCCGACGGTCTCGTGGGGCATCGATGTGTCCGCTGCGAAGGACCAGCTCCGCAACGCTCCGTACGTCCTGATCATCCCCTCGGTGATGGTCTCGATCACGGTGCTGTCCTTCCTGATGTTCGGCGATGCGGTCCGCAACGCCCTCGACCCCAAGATGCGCTGA
- a CDS encoding ABC transporter ATP-binding protein, protein MTTIDKTAHVPAPRESVSGDGPLLDVRDLHVEFHTRDGVAKAVNGVNYTVSAGETLAVLGESGSGKSVTAQTIMGILDMPPGKITQGEILFRGQDMLKMSNEERRRIRGRKIAMIFQDALSSLNPVLSVGYQLGEMFRVHQGLSRKDAKARSIELMDQVKIPAAAARISDYPHQFSGGMRQRIMIAMALALEPDLIIADEPTTALDVTVQAQVMDLLAELQREYNMGLILITHDLGVVADVADKIAVMYAGRIVETAPVGELYSRPAHPYTRGLLDSIPRLDQKGQELYAIKGLPPNLTRIPAGCAFSPRCPKAQDICRTDVPPLAPVTEQDGLELVGRGSACHFWKETIHG, encoded by the coding sequence GTGACCACCATCGACAAGACGGCTCACGTCCCCGCACCGCGGGAGTCCGTGAGTGGCGACGGTCCACTGCTCGACGTCCGTGACCTGCACGTGGAGTTCCACACCCGTGACGGTGTGGCCAAGGCGGTCAACGGTGTGAACTACACCGTCAGCGCCGGCGAGACTCTCGCGGTGCTGGGTGAGTCCGGCTCCGGCAAGTCCGTGACCGCGCAGACCATCATGGGCATCCTCGACATGCCGCCCGGGAAGATCACGCAGGGCGAGATCCTCTTCCGCGGTCAGGACATGCTGAAGATGTCCAACGAGGAGCGCCGGAGGATCCGCGGCCGCAAGATCGCGATGATCTTCCAGGACGCCCTGTCCTCGCTGAACCCGGTCCTCAGCGTCGGCTACCAGCTGGGCGAGATGTTCCGGGTGCACCAGGGCCTGTCCCGCAAGGACGCCAAGGCCAGGTCCATCGAGCTGATGGACCAGGTCAAGATCCCGGCGGCGGCGGCCCGTATCTCGGACTACCCGCACCAGTTCTCCGGCGGTATGCGCCAGCGCATCATGATCGCCATGGCGCTGGCCCTGGAGCCGGACCTGATCATCGCGGACGAGCCGACCACCGCGCTCGACGTGACGGTGCAGGCCCAGGTCATGGACCTGCTGGCCGAGCTCCAGCGCGAGTACAACATGGGCCTGATCCTGATCACCCACGACCTCGGCGTGGTCGCCGACGTCGCGGACAAGATCGCCGTGATGTACGCGGGCCGGATCGTGGAGACGGCCCCGGTGGGCGAGCTGTACAGCCGCCCGGCGCACCCGTACACCCGTGGTCTGCTGGACTCGATCCCGCGCCTGGACCAGAAGGGCCAGGAGCTCTACGCCATCAAGGGTCTGCCGCCCAACCTCACGCGCATCCCCGCCGGTTGTGCCTTCAGTCCGCGTTGCCCCAAGGCGCAGGACATCTGCCGTACGGACGTCCCGCCGCTCGCTCCGGTGACCGAGCAGGACGGCCTTGAGCTGGTCGGCCGCGGCAGCGCGTGCCACTTCTGGAAGGAGACGATCCATGGCTGA
- a CDS encoding ABC transporter ATP-binding protein, with product MAELKKEPVDATPNVSDVETADAATEAEAVAAVDAPAGQGEPILQVRNLVKHFPLTQGILFKKQIGAVKAVDGISFDLYAGETLGIVGESGCGKSTVAKLLMTLERATAGEVFYKGQDITKLSGRALKAVRRNIQMVFQDPYTSLNPRMTVGDIIGETFEIHPEVAPKGDRRRRVQELLDVVGLNPEYINRYPHQFSGGQRQRIGIARGLALNPEIIICDEPVSALDVSVQAQVINLMGKLQDEFNLSYVFIAHDLSIVRHISDRVGVMYLGKMAEIGTDTQIYDHPTHPYTQALLSAVPVPDPAAREGRERIILTGDVPSPANPPSGCRFRTRCWKAEERCATEEPLLAIPERFVSGATPAAHESACHFAEEKDVVHAA from the coding sequence ATGGCTGAGCTCAAGAAGGAGCCCGTGGACGCCACCCCGAACGTCTCCGACGTGGAGACCGCGGACGCCGCGACCGAGGCGGAGGCCGTAGCCGCCGTCGACGCGCCCGCCGGCCAGGGGGAGCCGATTCTCCAGGTGCGCAACCTGGTCAAGCACTTCCCGCTGACTCAGGGCATTCTCTTCAAGAAGCAGATCGGCGCGGTCAAGGCCGTCGACGGGATCTCCTTCGACCTGTACGCCGGTGAGACCCTGGGCATCGTCGGGGAGTCCGGCTGCGGCAAGTCCACGGTCGCCAAGCTCCTGATGACGCTGGAGCGGGCCACCGCCGGTGAGGTCTTCTACAAGGGCCAGGACATCACCAAGCTGTCCGGCCGTGCGCTGAAGGCCGTGCGCCGCAACATCCAGATGGTGTTCCAGGACCCGTACACCTCGCTGAACCCGCGCATGACGGTCGGCGACATCATCGGGGAGACCTTCGAGATCCACCCCGAGGTGGCCCCGAAGGGCGACCGGCGCCGCCGCGTCCAGGAGCTCCTGGACGTCGTGGGTCTGAACCCGGAGTACATCAACCGGTACCCGCACCAGTTCTCCGGCGGTCAGCGCCAGCGCATCGGCATCGCCCGGGGCCTCGCGCTCAACCCGGAGATCATCATCTGCGACGAGCCGGTCTCCGCGCTCGACGTGTCGGTGCAGGCGCAGGTCATCAACCTGATGGGGAAGCTCCAGGACGAGTTCAACCTGTCCTACGTCTTCATCGCGCACGACCTCTCCATCGTCCGGCACATCTCCGACCGCGTCGGCGTGATGTACCTGGGCAAGATGGCCGAGATCGGTACGGACACCCAGATCTACGACCACCCGACGCACCCCTACACCCAGGCGCTGCTGTCGGCGGTCCCGGTGCCGGACCCGGCGGCCCGCGAGGGGCGCGAGCGGATCATCCTGACCGGTGACGTTCCGTCCCCGGCGAACCCGCCGTCCGGCTGCCGCTTCCGTACCCGGTGCTGGAAGGCCGAGGAGCGCTGCGCGACGGAGGAGCCGCTGCTGGCGATCCCCGAGCGCTTCGTGTCGGGGGCCACCCCGGCCGCGCACGAGTCGGCGTGCCACTTCGCCGAGGAGAAGGACGTCGTGCACGCGGCGTAA
- a CDS encoding peptide ABC transporter substrate-binding protein — MRGATHVRWAACAVAVALAATACGGGDDSGGGSGADGIVSSSWGDPQNPLEPANTNEVQGGKVLDMVFRGLIRYDPRTGEAQNMIAESIDTTDSQTFTIKLKDGWTFSNGEKVTANSFVDAWNYGAALKNNQKNAYFFQYIEGYDTVHPESGTASAETMSGLKVVDDLTFTAKLTQKFSLWPDTLGYSAFVPLPKAFYDDHDAWLSKPIGNGPYTVESYAKGSSMNLRRWDDYPGDDKAQNGGVDLKVFTDNNTAYTSLTSGNLDLVDDVPASQLRNVEQDLGDRYINTPAGIIQTLSFPFYDDEWNTDDARKVRQGLSMAINRPQITDQIFQKTRTPASDWTSPVLGEEGGYKEGLCGKECTYDKDEAKRLIDEGGGIPGGQLKISYNADTGSHKEWVDAVCNSINNVMGNNQACVGGPVGTFADFRNQVSTQKMTGPWRAGWQMDYPLIQNFLQPLYYTNAPSNDGKWTNEEFDDLVDQANAESDKAAAVTTFQEAEQVLVEQMPSIPLWYQNGSAGYSDRIDNVALNPFSVPVYEEITVK, encoded by the coding sequence ATGCGCGGAGCCACACACGTCAGGTGGGCCGCATGTGCGGTGGCCGTCGCCCTGGCCGCGACAGCCTGCGGTGGCGGGGACGACAGCGGCGGCGGCAGCGGCGCCGACGGGATCGTCAGCTCCTCCTGGGGCGACCCGCAGAACCCGCTGGAACCGGCCAACACCAACGAGGTGCAGGGCGGCAAGGTCCTCGACATGGTCTTCCGCGGGCTGATCCGCTACGACCCGAGGACCGGCGAGGCCCAGAACATGATCGCCGAGTCCATCGACACGACGGACTCCCAGACCTTCACGATCAAGCTGAAGGACGGCTGGACGTTCTCCAACGGCGAGAAGGTCACCGCCAACTCCTTCGTCGACGCCTGGAACTACGGCGCCGCGCTGAAGAACAACCAGAAGAACGCCTACTTCTTCCAGTACATCGAGGGCTACGACACGGTCCACCCGGAGTCCGGCACCGCCTCCGCCGAGACCATGTCCGGACTGAAGGTCGTCGACGACCTGACCTTCACCGCCAAGCTCACCCAGAAGTTCTCCCTGTGGCCCGACACCCTCGGCTACTCCGCCTTCGTCCCGCTGCCCAAGGCGTTCTACGACGACCACGACGCCTGGCTCTCCAAGCCCATCGGCAACGGCCCGTACACCGTCGAGTCCTACGCCAAGGGCTCCTCGATGAACCTGCGCCGCTGGGACGACTACCCGGGCGACGACAAGGCGCAGAACGGCGGCGTGGACCTCAAGGTCTTCACCGACAACAACACCGCCTACACCTCGCTGACCTCAGGCAACCTCGACCTCGTCGACGACGTGCCCGCCTCCCAGCTCCGGAACGTCGAGCAGGACCTGGGCGACCGGTACATCAACACCCCCGCCGGCATCATCCAGACCCTCTCCTTCCCGTTCTACGACGACGAATGGAACACCGACGACGCCCGCAAGGTCCGCCAGGGCCTCTCGATGGCGATCAACCGGCCGCAGATCACCGACCAGATCTTCCAGAAGACCCGTACCCCGGCATCCGACTGGACCTCCCCGGTCCTCGGCGAGGAGGGCGGCTACAAGGAAGGCCTCTGCGGCAAGGAGTGCACGTACGACAAGGACGAGGCCAAGAGGCTGATCGACGAGGGCGGCGGCATCCCCGGCGGCCAGCTGAAGATCTCGTACAACGCGGACACCGGCTCCCACAAGGAGTGGGTCGACGCCGTCTGCAACAGCATCAACAACGTCATGGGCAACAACCAGGCCTGCGTCGGCGGCCCGGTCGGCACCTTCGCTGACTTCCGCAACCAGGTCTCCACCCAGAAGATGACCGGGCCCTGGCGCGCGGGCTGGCAGATGGACTACCCGCTCATCCAGAACTTCCTCCAGCCGCTCTACTACACCAACGCCCCCTCCAACGACGGCAAGTGGACCAACGAGGAGTTCGACGACCTGGTCGACCAGGCCAACGCCGAGAGTGACAAGGCGGCGGCCGTCACCACCTTCCAGGAGGCGGAGCAGGTGCTCGTCGAGCAGATGCCCTCCATCCCGCTCTGGTACCAGAACGGCAGCGCCGGCTACTCGGACCGGATCGACAACGTCGCACTGAACCCCTTCAGCGTCCCGGTCTACGAAGAGATCACCGTCAAGTGA
- a CDS encoding ABC transporter permease produces MGRYVIRRLLQMIPVFFGTTLLIFLMVNVMGDPIAGLCGDRQCDPATAAQLRAEFGLDKPVWQQYLTYMGNVFTGDFGTAFNGQKVTELMATAFPITIRLTVVAIAFEIVIGISLGVVTGLRRGRPVDTTVLILTLVVIAVPTFVTGLLLQLLLGVKWGIIKPSVSPDPTIDELLVPGLVLASVSLAYVTRLTRTSIAENARADYVRTAVAKGLPRRRVVVRHLLRNSLIPVVTFIGTDVGALMGGAIVTERIFNIHGVGYQLYQGILRQNSQTVVGFVTILVLVFLAANLIVDLLYAVLDPRIRYA; encoded by the coding sequence ATGGGACGTTATGTGATCCGGCGGCTGCTGCAGATGATCCCCGTCTTCTTCGGCACCACGCTGCTGATCTTCCTCATGGTGAACGTGATGGGTGACCCCATCGCGGGTCTCTGCGGCGACCGCCAGTGCGATCCGGCCACCGCCGCCCAGCTGCGCGCCGAGTTCGGCCTCGACAAGCCGGTCTGGCAGCAATACCTGACGTACATGGGCAACGTCTTCACCGGCGACTTCGGCACCGCGTTCAACGGGCAGAAGGTCACCGAGCTGATGGCCACGGCCTTCCCGATCACGATCCGGCTCACCGTCGTCGCGATCGCCTTCGAGATCGTCATCGGCATCAGCCTCGGCGTCGTCACCGGCCTGCGGCGCGGCCGCCCCGTCGACACCACCGTCCTCATCCTCACGCTGGTCGTCATCGCCGTCCCGACCTTCGTCACCGGCCTGCTGCTCCAGCTCCTCCTCGGCGTCAAGTGGGGCATCATCAAACCCTCGGTCTCCCCGGACCCCACCATCGACGAACTGCTCGTCCCCGGCCTCGTCCTCGCCTCGGTCTCGCTCGCCTACGTCACCCGGCTCACCCGGACCTCGATCGCCGAGAACGCCCGCGCCGACTACGTACGCACCGCCGTCGCCAAGGGGCTGCCCCGCCGCCGGGTCGTCGTCCGGCACCTGCTGCGCAACTCGCTGATCCCCGTCGTCACCTTCATCGGTACGGACGTGGGAGCCCTGATGGGCGGGGCCATCGTCACCGAGCGGATCTTCAACATCCACGGGGTCGGTTACCAGCTCTACCAGGGAATCCTGCGCCAGAACTCCCAGACCGTCGTCGGGTTCGTCACGATCCTCGTCCTCGTCTTCCTGGCCGCCAACCTGATCGTCGACCTCCTGTACGCCGTACTCGACCCGAGGATCCGCTATGCCTGA
- a CDS encoding ABC transporter permease: MPEPQSSDGAISPAGAGGAMDLALEEGASLEKTPGGPEGTGPAGKPRSLWSDAWRDLRRNPVFIISALVILFLVIISIWPSLIASGDPLQADLDDAQKGSEPGHPFGFDPQGRDVYTRVVYGTRTSVTVGVCATLGVAILGSVLGGLAGFFGGWWDSVLSRLTDVFFGIPVVLGGLVFLSVVTSSTVWPVVGFIVLLGWPQIARIARGSVITAKQNDYVQAARALGASNSRMLLRHITPNAIAPVIVVATIALGTYISLEATLSFLGVGLKDPAVSWGIDISAAANYVRNAPHMLLWPAGALAITVLAFIMLGDAVRDALDPKLR; encoded by the coding sequence ATGCCTGAGCCGCAGTCATCGGACGGAGCGATCTCCCCGGCGGGAGCCGGCGGCGCGATGGACCTCGCCCTGGAGGAGGGCGCCAGCCTGGAGAAGACCCCGGGCGGACCCGAGGGCACCGGCCCGGCCGGAAAGCCCCGCAGCCTGTGGTCCGACGCCTGGCGCGACCTGCGGCGCAACCCGGTCTTCATCATCTCCGCGCTGGTCATCCTCTTCCTGGTGATCATCTCGATCTGGCCCTCGCTCATCGCGAGCGGCGACCCCCTCCAGGCCGACCTGGACGACGCCCAGAAGGGCTCGGAGCCCGGCCACCCCTTCGGCTTCGACCCGCAGGGCCGCGACGTCTACACCCGCGTCGTCTACGGCACCCGGACCTCGGTCACCGTCGGCGTCTGCGCCACCCTCGGCGTCGCGATCCTCGGCAGCGTGCTGGGCGGGCTCGCGGGCTTCTTCGGCGGCTGGTGGGACTCGGTCCTCTCCCGCCTCACCGATGTCTTCTTCGGCATCCCCGTCGTCCTCGGCGGCCTGGTCTTCCTCTCCGTCGTCACCAGCTCCACCGTCTGGCCCGTCGTCGGCTTCATCGTCCTGCTCGGCTGGCCCCAGATCGCCCGTATCGCCCGCGGCTCGGTGATCACCGCCAAGCAGAACGACTACGTCCAGGCGGCCCGCGCACTGGGCGCCTCCAACTCCCGGATGCTGCTGCGCCACATCACCCCGAACGCCATCGCCCCCGTCATCGTCGTGGCGACCATCGCGCTCGGCACCTACATCTCGCTGGAGGCGACCCTGTCCTTCCTCGGCGTCGGCCTGAAGGACCCGGCGGTCTCGTGGGGCATCGACATCTCCGCGGCCGCCAACTACGTCCGCAACGCCCCGCACATGCTGCTCTGGCCCGCCGGGGCACTGGCGATCACCGTGCTCGCCTTCATCATGCTCGGCGACGCGGTGCGCGACGCCCTCGACCCCAAGCTGCGCTGA
- a CDS encoding ABC transporter ATP-binding protein, with amino-acid sequence MLLEVRDLHVEFHTRDGIAKAVNGVNYSVAEGETLAVLGESGSGKSVTAQAIMGILDMPPGKIAGGEILFKDQDLLKLKPEERRRIRGQEMAMIFQDALSSLNPVLTVGQQLGEMFVVHRGMSRKDAKAKSVELMDRVRIPAAKERVGNYPHQFSGGMRQRIMIAMAMALEPSLIIADEPTTALDVTVQAQVMDLLAELQRELNMGLILITHDLGVVADVADKIAVMYAGRIVETAPVHEIYKAPAHPYTKGLLRSIPRLDQKGQELYAIKGLPPNLLRIPPGCAFNPRCPMAQDVCRTDVPPLYEVDEQRRSACHFWKETLDAR; translated from the coding sequence ATGTTGCTCGAAGTGCGCGATCTGCATGTGGAGTTCCACACCCGCGACGGGATCGCCAAGGCCGTCAACGGGGTCAATTACTCGGTGGCCGAGGGCGAGACGCTCGCCGTCCTCGGCGAGTCCGGCTCCGGCAAGTCCGTCACCGCGCAGGCGATCATGGGCATCCTCGACATGCCCCCCGGGAAGATCGCGGGCGGCGAGATCCTCTTCAAGGACCAGGACCTGCTGAAGCTCAAGCCGGAGGAGCGGCGCAGGATCCGGGGCCAGGAGATGGCCATGATCTTCCAGGACGCCCTGTCGTCCCTCAACCCGGTCCTCACCGTCGGCCAGCAGCTCGGCGAGATGTTCGTCGTCCACCGCGGGATGTCCCGCAAGGACGCGAAGGCCAAGTCGGTCGAGCTGATGGACCGGGTCCGCATCCCGGCCGCCAAGGAACGGGTCGGCAACTACCCGCACCAGTTCTCCGGCGGGATGCGCCAGCGCATCATGATCGCCATGGCGATGGCCCTCGAACCGTCCCTGATCATCGCGGACGAGCCGACCACCGCCCTCGACGTCACCGTCCAGGCCCAGGTCATGGACCTGCTCGCCGAGCTCCAGCGCGAGCTGAACATGGGCCTCATCCTCATCACCCACGATCTCGGTGTGGTCGCCGACGTCGCGGACAAGATCGCGGTGATGTACGCGGGCCGGATCGTGGAGACCGCGCCCGTCCACGAGATCTACAAGGCGCCCGCCCACCCGTACACCAAGGGCCTCCTCCGGTCGATCCCGCGCCTGGACCAGAAGGGCCAGGAGCTCTACGCGATCAAGGGCCTGCCGCCCAACCTGCTCCGCATCCCGCCGGGCTGCGCGTTCAACCCCCGCTGCCCGATGGCCCAGGACGTGTGCCGCACCGATGTGCCACCCCTCTACGAGGTGGACGAACAGCGCAGGAGCGCCTGCCACTTCTGGAAGGAGACGCTCGATGCACGCTGA
- a CDS encoding ABC transporter ATP-binding protein, whose translation MHADGDRNEGSGGGAAGSTLLSKAGEGGKPYADGDPILEVRGLAKHYPLTQGILFKRQIGAVRAVDGVDFDLHAGETLGIVGESGCGKSTVAKMLVHLERPTAGAIRYKGEDVSRLSGRALKAVRRNIQMVFQDPYTSLNPRMTVGDIIGEPYEIHPEVAPKGSRRQKVQDLLDVVGLNPEYINRYPHQFSGGQRQRIGIARGLALNPEIIVADEPVSALDVSVQAQVVNLLDRLQAEFSLSFIFIAHDLSIVRHISDRVGVMYLGRIVEIGTDAEIYDHPTHPYTQALLSAVPVPDPEARAHRERIILHGDVPSPANIPSGCRFRTRCWKAQERCELEVPLLAVPAEFRFSDTPARHDSACHFAEEKHVVPQEGELEIPGRRPVEDVPEPGDDGPGPGDDGSQPGPTKDEAP comes from the coding sequence ATGCACGCTGACGGCGACCGGAACGAGGGGAGCGGGGGCGGTGCGGCGGGGTCCACCCTGCTGTCCAAGGCGGGGGAGGGCGGCAAGCCGTACGCCGACGGCGACCCGATCCTCGAAGTGCGCGGCCTCGCCAAGCACTACCCGCTCACCCAGGGCATCCTCTTCAAGCGGCAGATCGGCGCGGTCCGGGCCGTCGACGGTGTCGACTTCGACCTCCACGCGGGCGAGACGCTGGGCATCGTGGGGGAGTCCGGCTGCGGCAAGTCGACCGTCGCCAAGATGCTCGTGCATCTGGAACGCCCCACCGCGGGCGCGATCCGCTACAAGGGCGAGGACGTCTCGCGGCTGTCCGGCCGGGCGCTGAAGGCCGTGCGCCGCAACATCCAGATGGTGTTCCAGGACCCGTACACCTCGCTGAACCCGCGCATGACGGTCGGCGACATCATCGGGGAGCCGTACGAGATCCACCCCGAGGTCGCCCCCAAGGGCAGCCGCCGCCAGAAGGTCCAGGATCTGCTGGACGTCGTCGGGCTCAACCCGGAGTACATCAACCGCTATCCGCACCAGTTCTCCGGCGGCCAGCGCCAGCGCATCGGCATCGCCCGGGGACTCGCCCTCAACCCGGAGATCATCGTCGCCGACGAACCGGTCTCGGCGCTCGACGTCTCCGTACAGGCCCAGGTCGTCAACCTGCTGGACCGGCTCCAGGCCGAATTCAGCCTGAGCTTCATCTTCATCGCGCACGACCTCTCCATCGTCCGGCACATCTCCGACCGGGTCGGCGTGATGTACCTCGGCCGGATCGTGGAGATCGGCACGGACGCGGAGATCTACGACCACCCCACCCACCCGTACACGCAGGCGCTGCTCTCCGCCGTGCCCGTACCGGACCCGGAGGCCCGCGCCCACCGGGAGCGGATCATCCTGCACGGCGACGTCCCCTCGCCCGCCAACATCCCCTCCGGCTGCCGCTTCCGTACCCGGTGCTGGAAGGCGCAGGAGCGGTGCGAACTGGAGGTGCCGCTGCTGGCGGTCCCCGCGGAGTTCCGGTTCTCCGACACCCCTGCCCGGCACGACTCGGCCTGCCACTTCGCGGAGGAGAAGCATGTGGTGCCGCAGGAGGGGGAGTTGGAGATCCCGGGGCGGCGACCGGTCGAGGACGTGCCCGAGCCGGGGGACGACGGGCCAGGGCCGGGGGACGACGGGTCCCAGCCGGGGCCCACGAAGGACGAAGCACCGTAA